A DNA window from Acinetobacter sp. 10FS3-1 contains the following coding sequences:
- a CDS encoding DUF2238 domain-containing protein — MIEYQLSLKHWLSLGFFAIALVLASIQPLELFAYMLHQAGTVLMLIVLLVSLKKIGLSFSCFIFYLLFLLIHMIGAHYLYSFVPYNDWIQQLLHLDLNQFMGWSRNMYDRLVHIAYGLLLYPFFYRLFQVWLPTLKPKVIFLLVIQFVIASSLLYEWLEWWIAVSLSPEEAENYNGQQGDIWDAHKDMLLATIGAIITGLIQLLHSNKKALD, encoded by the coding sequence ATGATTGAATATCAACTTAGCTTAAAACACTGGCTGAGCTTAGGTTTCTTCGCCATTGCGCTTGTGCTTGCGAGTATTCAACCACTCGAATTATTTGCTTATATGCTTCACCAGGCCGGTACAGTTTTGATGCTGATTGTCCTGCTGGTGAGCCTCAAAAAAATTGGACTCAGTTTCTCCTGCTTTATTTTTTATCTGCTTTTTTTATTGATTCATATGATCGGGGCGCACTATCTTTATTCTTTTGTTCCCTATAATGACTGGATTCAACAGCTATTGCATTTGGATTTAAATCAATTCATGGGCTGGTCACGTAATATGTATGACCGTCTGGTTCATATTGCCTACGGTCTATTGCTCTACCCTTTTTTCTATCGCCTGTTTCAAGTCTGGCTTCCTACACTGAAACCCAAGGTAATTTTCCTGCTGGTAATTCAATTTGTTATTGCTAGCAGTCTATTGTATGAATGGCTGGAATGGTGGATTGCCGTCAGTTTATCTCCTGAAGAAGCGGAAAATTATAATGGGCAACAGGGTGATATCTGGGATGCGCACAAAGATATGTTACTGGCAACCATTGGCGCCATCATTACTGGCCTAATTCAACTATTACACAGCAATAAAAAAGCACTCGATTGA
- a CDS encoding Ig-like domain-containing protein, which produces MTRIIVIAKSSHTVLHNSQTAKVNLIQPSYVKVAMYKEDIASLTRAENNCIITLKNGQVIVIENFFIDDIGENNILLFNGTLSEYEQAEFDIHGEFIDYTPVNEKLQNVRSETVAPDSNTQMQTATANPTTPPEEDDSPSLLKAGLAVLAAEAAYLVAFKDDGDSNDNKQIDFIKPKKPTTKLDEDGKVITGQAEAGSTVYVKDANGEILGQAQADSDGSYEITLDRPITDGEKVKVFAKNPAGKESDGQDVTGNKDTIAPDAANAQAHDNGSIVFGEAEAGAKVYLYTADGKLLAGPVTVAADGSFSLSVKTALKPGEIAKVVVEDGAGNRSEESSVEVGQDTLAPDQPKFEVKEDGSSLKGQAEANSIIEIKDSNGTLIGKGQADDQGDFEIILEPALAEGETASIMVKDTAGNTSKPMDIIAGQDNLAPDVPSATLNDQGTEVTGQAEPGSRIEIRKTKDNSLLGFGTVDEDGNYTIKLSPALTDKEDADVYAIDAAGNQSDPFDLEGIDKDTKPPSAPFLSKVYDDTDKEIDSGDSTQDATPVFEGKGEEGATITIYQNGVAIATVEAGKGGKWTYTPELDLDPGKYSYSFSQTDSAGNISNKSAAFEFTVEAADPETLLADTTGVNEELTSAASQLVALELLLNDSAQTEINAVKEQEFDIHSLLSRDDEIAFNHTEIDLESLNLDKGVMDDSAAEGALAGKSTEPMAVLQSVQMADLTHVRMDLDELQHPSLAFV; this is translated from the coding sequence ATGACTAGAATCATTGTGATTGCAAAATCTAGCCACACTGTATTACATAACTCACAGACTGCAAAGGTCAATTTAATACAGCCCTCCTATGTAAAAGTTGCCATGTATAAAGAGGATATTGCCTCACTCACACGTGCTGAAAATAATTGTATTATTACCTTGAAAAATGGTCAGGTCATTGTCATTGAAAACTTCTTTATAGATGATATTGGTGAAAATAATATTTTATTATTTAATGGCACACTCAGCGAATATGAACAGGCAGAGTTTGATATTCATGGTGAATTTATTGATTACACGCCTGTCAATGAAAAGCTGCAAAATGTCCGCTCAGAAACAGTAGCGCCTGATAGCAATACGCAAATGCAAACCGCTACTGCCAATCCAACAACTCCTCCAGAGGAAGATGACTCTCCTTCGCTATTAAAGGCAGGTCTGGCCGTTCTTGCAGCTGAAGCAGCATATTTGGTAGCATTTAAAGATGATGGCGATAGCAATGACAATAAACAAATCGATTTTATAAAACCTAAAAAACCAACAACTAAGTTAGATGAAGACGGAAAAGTCATTACAGGACAGGCGGAAGCTGGTTCAACTGTTTACGTGAAAGATGCCAACGGAGAAATTCTGGGTCAAGCACAGGCAGATAGTGATGGTAGTTATGAAATCACTCTAGATCGCCCGATTACAGATGGTGAAAAGGTTAAGGTATTTGCAAAAAATCCGGCCGGGAAGGAGTCAGACGGACAAGATGTGACAGGAAACAAAGATACCATTGCGCCTGATGCGGCCAATGCTCAAGCGCATGATAACGGGAGTATAGTATTCGGTGAGGCAGAAGCAGGTGCAAAAGTCTATTTATATACAGCAGATGGAAAACTTTTAGCAGGACCAGTGACTGTTGCTGCAGATGGGAGTTTTAGCCTGTCTGTCAAGACTGCACTCAAGCCCGGAGAAATTGCAAAAGTGGTGGTTGAAGATGGAGCTGGGAATCGTTCAGAGGAAAGTAGCGTTGAAGTTGGCCAAGATACTTTAGCACCTGATCAGCCTAAATTTGAAGTCAAAGAAGATGGCAGCTCGCTTAAAGGGCAGGCAGAAGCAAATTCAATAATTGAAATTAAAGATAGCAATGGCACCCTGATTGGCAAGGGCCAAGCCGATGATCAGGGCGATTTTGAAATCATATTAGAACCGGCATTGGCAGAAGGAGAAACAGCCAGTATTATGGTTAAAGATACAGCGGGCAATACCTCCAAACCGATGGATATTATTGCAGGTCAAGATAATCTTGCGCCCGATGTACCCAGTGCAACGTTAAATGATCAAGGCACTGAAGTAACCGGTCAAGCAGAACCGGGTTCAAGAATTGAAATTCGAAAAACTAAAGATAATAGTTTGTTGGGCTTTGGCACTGTAGATGAAGATGGAAACTATACAATTAAACTCTCACCTGCATTGACTGATAAAGAGGATGCCGACGTATATGCTATCGATGCAGCGGGTAATCAATCTGATCCGTTTGATCTAGAAGGCATCGACAAAGACACTAAACCACCTTCTGCACCATTTTTATCTAAAGTATATGATGATACGGATAAGGAAATCGATTCTGGTGACAGCACTCAAGATGCTACTCCTGTTTTTGAGGGTAAAGGTGAGGAAGGCGCAACGATTACCATTTATCAAAATGGCGTAGCGATTGCCACTGTGGAAGCTGGGAAGGGAGGTAAATGGACCTATACGCCTGAGCTTGACTTGGACCCTGGAAAATATAGCTATTCATTCAGTCAAACCGATTCTGCAGGAAATATCAGCAATAAAAGTGCTGCATTTGAATTTACTGTAGAAGCTGCAGACCCGGAAACACTATTGGCGGATACTACAGGTGTTAATGAGGAGCTGACCAGTGCAGCTTCACAGCTTGTGGCTTTAGAGTTACTACTGAACGATTCTGCCCAAACTGAGATAAATGCTGTTAAAGAGCAAGAGTTCGATATTCATTCACTGCTAAGTCGCGATGATGAGATTGCGTTTAATCACACCGAAATTGATTTAGAGTCACTGAATTTAGATAAAGGGGTGATGGATGACTCCGCAGCAGAGGGAGCATTAGCAGGGAAATCAACTGAGCCGATGGCAGTTTTGCAATCTGTGCAGATGGCTGATTTAACCCATGTGAGGATGGATCTAGACGAGTTGCAACATCCAAGCTTGGCTTTTGTCTAA
- the sohB gene encoding protease SohB, protein MLFHTPKLPAEIRISHLNARINEQRKKIAQTTASKLELLQLTQQLSKEARIRKKNNQKIYVLDFKGDTAASAVESLREEITLILATAKAGRDRVVVRLESPGGMVHGYGLAAAQLVRLRDAGFNLTVCVDKVAASGGYMMACIANEILSAPFAIVGSIGVVAQVPNFNRLLKDNKIDFELYTAGQYKRTVTMFGENTAEGKAKFEEELQQTHELFKHFVEKYRPQLNVEKVATGEHWYGKDALDLNLVNKLQTSDEYLLGLLAQHDIYVIETRRKPTLGEKLGLQAAQMADGLVPAVMYKVMEALLKANSNVVQMRDPKF, encoded by the coding sequence ATGTTATTTCATACGCCGAAATTGCCTGCAGAAATTCGTATTAGCCATTTAAACGCGCGAATTAATGAACAACGCAAAAAAATAGCGCAAACCACGGCTTCTAAACTGGAGCTTTTGCAATTAACTCAACAATTGTCAAAAGAAGCCCGTATACGTAAAAAAAACAATCAAAAAATTTATGTACTCGACTTTAAAGGGGATACTGCGGCTTCAGCAGTAGAAAGTTTACGTGAAGAAATTACCCTGATTTTGGCCACTGCAAAAGCAGGGCGTGATCGTGTGGTGGTACGTCTGGAAAGTCCAGGTGGTATGGTACATGGTTATGGGTTGGCTGCTGCGCAATTGGTGCGTTTACGGGATGCCGGTTTTAATCTGACGGTGTGTGTCGATAAAGTCGCAGCCAGTGGCGGTTATATGATGGCCTGTATCGCCAATGAAATCTTATCGGCGCCGTTTGCCATTGTAGGCTCAATCGGTGTAGTGGCTCAGGTACCGAATTTTAACCGTTTGCTCAAAGACAATAAAATTGATTTTGAATTGTATACTGCGGGTCAGTACAAGCGCACCGTAACCATGTTTGGTGAAAATACCGCTGAAGGTAAAGCCAAATTTGAAGAAGAGTTACAGCAAACTCACGAGTTATTTAAACACTTTGTTGAAAAGTACCGTCCTCAACTGAATGTTGAGAAAGTGGCGACTGGTGAGCACTGGTATGGAAAAGATGCGCTGGATCTGAATCTGGTCAATAAACTGCAAACTTCAGATGAATACTTGCTGGGTTTATTGGCACAACATGATATCTATGTGATTGAAACGCGTCGTAAACCGACTTTGGGTGAAAAGCTCGGTTTACAGGCTGCACAAATGGCAGATGGTTTGGTTCCTGCTGTCATGTACAAGGTAATGGAAGCTTTGCTTAAGGCAAATTCTAATGTAGTACAAATGCGTGATCCTAAATTTTAA
- the pstB gene encoding phosphate ABC transporter ATP-binding protein PstB, protein MNIVMNETLNTLEKDPSVNPQHTQFTADSSTQKPTTSFISQFDTHAENKQQAKNSNVKLSTSDVHVYYGEAEAIKGIDLNIYENEVIAFIGPSGCGKSTFLRTLNRMNDTIDSCRVTGKVMLDNQDIYDPNLDVVLLRAQVGMVFQKPNPFPKSIFDNVAYGPKLHGLARDKYDLEEIVENSLHKAGLWNEVKDRLNQPGTGLSGGQQQRLCIARTIAVSPEVILMDEPCSALDPIATAKVEELISELSTQYTIAIVTHSMQQAARVSDRTAYFHLGDLIEVNSTEKVFTQPDHQLTEAYITGRFG, encoded by the coding sequence ATGAATATTGTAATGAATGAAACCTTGAATACCTTAGAAAAGGATCCGTCTGTGAATCCACAACATACGCAATTTACCGCAGATTCTAGTACACAAAAGCCAACGACTTCTTTTATTTCGCAGTTCGATACTCATGCGGAAAATAAACAGCAAGCCAAGAACAGTAATGTCAAACTCAGCACTTCGGATGTGCATGTGTACTATGGTGAAGCCGAAGCCATTAAAGGCATTGATCTAAACATTTATGAAAATGAAGTCATTGCTTTTATTGGTCCATCGGGCTGTGGTAAATCCACATTTCTGCGTACCTTAAACCGCATGAATGACACGATTGATAGCTGTCGGGTTACGGGCAAGGTCATGCTGGATAATCAGGATATCTACGATCCGAATCTGGATGTTGTACTGCTGCGTGCACAAGTAGGGATGGTATTCCAGAAGCCAAACCCGTTTCCAAAATCCATTTTTGATAACGTCGCTTATGGACCTAAATTACATGGTCTGGCGCGTGATAAATATGATCTGGAAGAAATTGTAGAAAACAGTTTGCATAAAGCAGGCTTGTGGAATGAAGTTAAAGACCGTCTGAATCAGCCGGGTACAGGCCTATCTGGTGGTCAGCAACAGCGTTTATGTATTGCACGTACTATTGCAGTATCACCTGAAGTGATTTTAATGGATGAGCCATGTTCAGCGCTGGATCCGATTGCAACAGCCAAAGTTGAAGAGCTGATTTCCGAGCTCTCTACCCAGTATACGATTGCGATTGTGACGCACTCAATGCAACAGGCCGCGCGTGTATCTGACCGTACAGCTTACTTCCACTTAGGTGATCTGATTGAAGTCAATTCGACTGAGAAAGTCTTTACCCAGCCGGATCATCAGTTGACTGAAGCGTATATTACCGGGCGTTTTGGTTAA
- the pstA gene encoding phosphate ABC transporter permease PstA: MSTSNTTPLDQRIDPSVAAELREKRKKTIQNSLAGRHRKEKAFRLLGLSAVLAGLFFVVLLFGSILSKGLPAFWQSSMNLPIYFDPTIVNIGPKPKQLANETPAQYEERLIDWQMQVGMVDWDALIVNGMIAKDSKLDGQQDELGSLYTSSEAYRLRDMVLMNPGLVGQTENVKILADANVDVWLAGNIDRDLPAEQQQLSPEVRQLADAMKASGVIENSFNTNIFVSPDSRSSPATSGLAGAFMGSLFMMLIVIFISIPIGVASAIYLEEFAPKNWITDVVEVNINNLAAVPSIVFGLLGAAIFIGWMHLPLSAPLVGGLVLSLMTLPTVIITTRASLKAVPPSIRQAALGLGASRIQTVFHHVLPLALPGILTGAIIGVAQALGETAPLLLIGMSAFVASVPATPFEQSTALPVQIFLWQGNELRNFFEGRTAAAIIVLLAMMISLNSLAIWLRKKFEVRW, from the coding sequence ATGAGTACTTCAAATACAACACCTTTAGATCAGCGTATTGATCCATCTGTGGCTGCCGAGCTACGTGAAAAGCGTAAGAAGACCATTCAGAACTCTTTGGCAGGTCGTCATCGTAAAGAAAAAGCATTTCGCCTGTTAGGCTTGTCGGCAGTATTGGCTGGCTTGTTCTTCGTAGTATTGCTGTTCGGAAGTATCTTGAGCAAAGGTTTGCCGGCTTTCTGGCAAAGCAGCATGAATCTGCCGATTTATTTTGATCCGACGATTGTTAATATTGGCCCTAAACCTAAACAGCTTGCCAATGAAACTCCGGCGCAATATGAAGAGCGTCTGATTGACTGGCAGATGCAGGTGGGTATGGTCGACTGGGATGCCCTGATTGTAAATGGCATGATTGCCAAAGATAGCAAGCTGGACGGCCAGCAGGATGAACTCGGCTCTTTATATACCAGTTCAGAAGCTTATCGTCTGCGTGACATGGTGCTGATGAATCCAGGTCTGGTTGGACAAACTGAAAATGTAAAAATTCTGGCAGATGCCAATGTCGATGTCTGGTTGGCGGGTAATATTGACCGTGATCTTCCGGCAGAACAGCAGCAGCTCAGTCCAGAAGTCCGTCAACTGGCTGATGCCATGAAAGCTTCGGGTGTTATCGAAAACAGCTTCAATACCAATATCTTTGTCAGTCCGGATTCGCGCAGTTCACCTGCAACCTCTGGTCTGGCCGGGGCATTCATGGGTTCCCTGTTCATGATGTTGATCGTGATCTTTATCTCGATTCCAATTGGTGTGGCTTCGGCGATTTATCTGGAAGAGTTTGCACCAAAGAACTGGATTACCGATGTGGTTGAAGTCAACATTAACAACTTGGCAGCAGTTCCTTCGATTGTGTTCGGTTTACTAGGTGCGGCAATTTTTATCGGCTGGATGCATTTGCCACTGTCCGCACCTTTGGTAGGGGGGCTGGTATTAAGTCTGATGACCTTGCCTACGGTGATTATTACCACACGTGCCTCTTTAAAAGCAGTTCCGCCTTCGATCCGTCAGGCTGCGTTGGGCTTAGGTGCTTCACGTATCCAGACTGTATTCCATCATGTATTGCCACTGGCTCTGCCTGGGATTCTGACCGGTGCCATTATTGGGGTTGCACAGGCGCTGGGTGAAACCGCACCACTCTTATTGATCGGGATGAGTGCCTTCGTCGCCAGTGTGCCAGCGACACCATTTGAGCAATCAACTGCCTTACCTGTACAAATCTTTTTATGGCAAGGTAATGAACTGCGTAACTTCTTTGAAGGTCGTACCGCAGCAGCCATTATTGTCCTTCTGGCCATGATGATCAGCCTGAACAGTCTGGCCATCTGGTTACGTAAAAAGTTTGAAGTCCGTTGGTAA
- the pstC gene encoding phosphate ABC transporter permease subunit PstC: MNLLLIGVLLAIIAIAYQIGLSKSRNLAGKGNNSANLHSRPSYYGALVALWCGIPAFLILIVWNIVEPSFLEQVVINHLPPEVSAQLDPASLGVVVDRVQALASGFGVSDTPAAYEIAAAEQLAKFVTIGTFAKLAVVISAALAGLVWAKNRISQEFRARNQVEKIINIGLALCSGVAILTTLGIVMSMFGEAMRFFSFVSPFDFFFGTEWNPGFSTSGNAEGSYGLLPLLWGTLMVSGIALLIAVPVGLMIAIYLAEYASPKFRSWAKPTIEVLAGIPTIVYGVFALMIIGPFLKAIGAMVGIDINATSALTAGLVMGIMIIPFVSSLSDDIITQVPRALRDGSLGLGATKSETIRQVVLPAALPGIIGAFLLAASRAIGETMIVVLAAGNSPQLHANPLEAVSTVTITIVNQLTGDTDFASPQALVAFALGLTLFVITLGLNIIALYIVRKYREQYD, encoded by the coding sequence ATGAATCTGCTACTCATAGGTGTCTTGCTGGCAATCATTGCCATAGCCTATCAAATCGGATTAAGTAAAAGCCGGAACCTAGCAGGTAAGGGAAACAATTCTGCGAACTTACATTCGCGTCCAAGTTATTATGGCGCCTTAGTCGCTTTGTGGTGTGGAATCCCTGCGTTTTTAATTTTGATTGTTTGGAATATTGTCGAGCCGAGCTTCCTGGAACAAGTGGTGATTAATCATCTGCCGCCAGAAGTGTCGGCTCAGCTTGATCCGGCAAGTCTGGGTGTTGTCGTTGATCGTGTACAGGCACTCGCTTCCGGTTTTGGAGTCAGTGATACACCGGCTGCTTATGAAATAGCAGCTGCAGAGCAGCTGGCCAAATTTGTGACCATCGGTACATTTGCCAAGCTGGCAGTGGTGATTTCTGCGGCGCTGGCTGGACTGGTCTGGGCGAAAAATCGCATCAGTCAGGAATTCCGAGCCCGTAACCAAGTTGAAAAAATTATTAATATTGGTCTGGCACTCTGTTCAGGGGTTGCGATTCTGACCACGCTTGGGATTGTGATGTCGATGTTCGGTGAAGCAATGCGCTTCTTTAGCTTCGTCAGCCCGTTCGATTTTTTCTTTGGTACAGAGTGGAATCCTGGTTTTAGTACCTCCGGGAATGCTGAAGGCAGTTATGGTCTGTTGCCACTGCTCTGGGGTACGCTGATGGTCAGCGGTATTGCGCTGCTGATTGCTGTCCCTGTCGGTTTGATGATTGCGATCTATCTGGCTGAATATGCATCACCTAAATTCCGTTCTTGGGCCAAGCCAACCATTGAAGTATTGGCAGGTATTCCTACTATCGTATATGGCGTATTTGCCTTAATGATTATTGGGCCTTTCCTGAAGGCCATAGGAGCCATGGTTGGTATTGATATTAATGCCACTAGTGCGCTAACCGCTGGTCTGGTTATGGGGATCATGATTATCCCTTTCGTTTCTTCTTTATCTGATGACATTATTACCCAGGTGCCGCGTGCATTACGTGATGGTTCCTTAGGACTCGGTGCGACCAAGTCTGAAACCATCCGTCAGGTGGTTTTGCCGGCAGCTTTACCGGGGATTATCGGGGCTTTCCTGTTGGCAGCATCACGTGCAATTGGTGAGACCATGATTGTGGTGCTTGCAGCAGGGAACAGTCCGCAGTTACATGCCAATCCATTAGAAGCAGTCTCTACAGTCACTATTACCATCGTCAACCAGTTAACCGGTGATACTGACTTCGCAAGTCCGCAGGCGCTGGTAGCCTTTGCACTGGGTTTGACATTATTTGTGATCACCTTAGGTTTGAACATTATTGCACTGTATATCGTGCGTAAATATCGTGAGCAATACGACTAA
- a CDS encoding substrate-binding domain-containing protein — MRFTNITLAIALTGAAVTTAHAARDTIQIAGSSTVLPYASIVAEEFGNTFPQFKTPVVGSGGSSGGLKQFCAGVGDNTIDIANASRQIKSSELAECKKNGVNQVLEIKIGYDGIVFASNANKAAYKLRPQHVYAALAAQLPSQGKMVANPYTRWNQIDKALPNEPITLVIPASNHGTREVFQEKMVDAGCESYAAIKSLDKEAKKKACTNFRKDGRVIEISGDYTETLARLKTSPSAVGVFGLGFYDQNRDRLRVATVNNVAPSEKTILNGSYPVSRPLFFYVKGEHLKSIKGLPQFTEYFLSKKVSGKGSKLEKAGLISMSDKERAAVLANFKAGKAVVVK; from the coding sequence ATGCGCTTTACAAATATTACTTTAGCAATTGCACTCACTGGGGCGGCAGTCACTACAGCACATGCTGCACGTGACACTATTCAAATTGCTGGCTCTTCAACTGTTCTTCCATATGCAAGTATTGTTGCTGAAGAATTTGGAAACACCTTTCCACAATTTAAAACTCCAGTGGTCGGTTCGGGCGGTTCTTCAGGCGGCTTAAAGCAATTTTGTGCGGGTGTGGGTGATAACACGATTGATATCGCAAACGCATCTCGCCAGATTAAAAGCTCTGAGCTGGCAGAATGTAAAAAGAATGGCGTCAACCAGGTATTAGAAATCAAAATTGGTTATGACGGTATTGTATTTGCTTCTAATGCCAATAAAGCAGCTTATAAATTACGTCCACAACATGTTTATGCCGCGCTTGCGGCTCAGTTGCCATCTCAGGGGAAAATGGTTGCTAACCCTTATACACGCTGGAACCAGATTGATAAAGCACTTCCAAATGAGCCGATCACCTTGGTGATTCCTGCTTCTAATCATGGTACGCGCGAAGTGTTCCAGGAGAAAATGGTGGATGCAGGTTGTGAATCGTACGCTGCAATTAAGTCTTTAGATAAAGAGGCCAAGAAAAAAGCGTGTACAAACTTCCGTAAAGATGGCCGTGTGATTGAAATTTCCGGTGACTACACTGAAACATTGGCGCGCTTAAAAACTTCTCCAAGTGCAGTTGGTGTATTTGGTCTAGGTTTCTATGACCAGAACCGTGACCGTTTGCGTGTTGCCACAGTGAATAATGTTGCACCTTCTGAAAAAACTATTCTGAACGGTTCTTATCCGGTTTCACGTCCATTGTTCTTTTATGTGAAAGGCGAACACCTGAAGTCAATCAAAGGTTTACCACAGTTCACCGAATACTTCCTGAGCAAAAAAGTATCAGGTAAAGGTTCAAAACTGGAAAAAGCCGGCCTGATTTCAATGTCAGACAAAGAACGTGCAGCAGTACTTGCGAACTTCAAAGCAGGCAAAGCGGTGGTTGTAAAGTAA
- a CDS encoding pyridoxal phosphate-dependent decarboxylase family protein, whose translation MVDFAEHRKALLCNDAASIADYQSAMDQATKAVAAWLQNDKMYTGGSIKELRSAIAFNPSKEGLGVQKSLERMVELFLNKSLKVHHPHSLAHLHCPTMVTSQIAEVLINATNQSMDSWDQSPAGSLMEVQLIDWLRQKVGYGAGQAGVFTSGGTQSNLMGVLLARDTCIAKNWKDENGQPWSVQRDGIPADAMRNVKVICSENAHFSVQKNMAMMGMGFQSVVTVPVNENAQMDVDALEKTMAHLQSEGKIVACVVATAGTTDAGAIDPLKQIREITNKYGAWMHIDAAWGGALILSNDYRAMLDGIELSDSITLDFHKHYFQTISCGAFLLKDEANYRFMHYEAEYLNSAYDEEHGVPNLVSKSLQTTRRFDALKLWMTVEALGEELYGSMIDHGVKLTRDVADYIKSTDGLELLVEPQFASVLFRVVPEGYPAEFVDALNQNVADELFARGEANIGVTKVGNVQSLKMTTLSPVATLENVQNLLALVLAEADRIKDSIADGSYTPPIV comes from the coding sequence ATGGTAGATTTTGCAGAACACCGTAAAGCGTTACTCTGCAATGATGCTGCATCCATTGCTGACTATCAGTCAGCAATGGACCAGGCGACCAAAGCGGTTGCAGCATGGTTGCAAAACGACAAAATGTATACTGGCGGTAGCATCAAAGAGTTACGTAGTGCCATTGCCTTCAATCCTTCTAAAGAAGGTTTGGGTGTACAAAAATCACTTGAGCGTATGGTGGAGCTTTTCTTAAATAAAAGCTTGAAAGTTCATCATCCACATTCATTAGCACATTTGCACTGTCCGACCATGGTGACCAGCCAAATCGCGGAAGTGCTGATTAACGCTACCAACCAGTCTATGGACTCTTGGGATCAAAGCCCGGCGGGTTCTTTGATGGAAGTACAGTTGATTGACTGGCTTCGTCAAAAAGTCGGCTATGGTGCAGGTCAGGCAGGTGTATTCACTTCGGGGGGTACGCAATCTAACCTGATGGGTGTGTTGCTTGCGCGTGATACGTGTATCGCGAAAAACTGGAAAGATGAAAACGGCCAGCCGTGGTCTGTTCAGCGGGATGGTATTCCTGCGGACGCAATGCGCAATGTCAAAGTCATCTGTTCTGAAAATGCACACTTTTCGGTGCAAAAGAACATGGCAATGATGGGCATGGGCTTCCAGTCAGTTGTGACTGTTCCTGTAAACGAAAATGCACAAATGGATGTTGATGCTCTGGAAAAGACCATGGCGCATCTTCAGTCTGAAGGCAAGATCGTAGCTTGTGTGGTTGCAACTGCAGGTACAACAGATGCTGGCGCGATTGACCCACTCAAACAGATTCGTGAAATCACCAATAAATATGGCGCGTGGATGCATATCGATGCGGCATGGGGTGGGGCACTGATTCTGTCGAACGACTATCGTGCGATGCTGGATGGGATCGAGTTATCTGATTCGATTACACTGGATTTCCACAAGCATTATTTCCAAACCATTTCATGTGGTGCATTCTTGCTCAAAGATGAAGCGAACTACCGTTTCATGCATTATGAGGCGGAGTATCTTAACTCGGCTTATGATGAAGAACATGGCGTGCCAAACCTGGTCTCGAAGTCTTTACAAACCACGCGCCGTTTTGACGCGTTGAAATTGTGGATGACCGTAGAAGCACTCGGCGAAGAGCTGTATGGATCAATGATCGATCATGGGGTGAAACTGACCCGTGATGTTGCAGATTACATCAAGTCGACTGATGGTCTGGAACTTCTGGTTGAGCCACAATTTGCATCGGTACTGTTCCGTGTAGTGCCTGAAGGCTATCCAGCTGAGTTTGTGGATGCACTGAACCAGAACGTGGCAGATGAGCTGTTTGCTCGTGGTGAAGCGAATATTGGGGTGACTAAGGTCGGCAATGTTCAGTCATTGAAAATGACCACTTTAAGCCCAGTAGCCACACTAGAGAACGTGCAAAATCTGCTGGCACTGGTACTGGCAGAAGCGGATCGCATCAAGGATTCAATTGCAGATGGTAGTTATACGCCGCCCATTGTTTAA